A region of Vespula vulgaris chromosome 1, iyVesVulg1.1, whole genome shotgun sequence DNA encodes the following proteins:
- the LOC127062956 gene encoding serine-rich adhesin for platelets-like isoform X31, with protein sequence MWRIICLITTFLTFGYGFSDPSDNTSEAFPLEYELEIQDSYTFHLFKCEEVGNFPHPLNCKLFYECSLYKHGRYRRFLRKCKIGFVFSTNLGKCTYPQESGRPECSGKGILTTPSRPTKHPSSKITKVPTHRTTTRKNKTHLKTTILPTLPPKIECLAEGFMAHPTDCAKYYVCISRINNTFQVFEMKCKLGTIWDREKEICSHRWKVRNPRCGPYITDEPTTRSTEDVTKATQHSTHKLITEILTSTSIQQTTGLTTGTVTQTSAHSVSTEATVTIPPSSTDARTDKSTEPVTQTTELTPKSMTETITHSSVKPSTILPTSPSTKVITETRSPSSAESSTDLLVGTSTESLTETADVSTSTPVTQKGSSSSEKSSTDRASSTKIDPSSVEPSTKSLTSTSTPVGTLTAKSSTLTTVTEAVTSSSIKPATDLLVGTSTESVTGTSGLSTSTQENETVRPSSVEPSTDLLTSTSTPAGTVTVEHSTLPPVTQTVTSSSDKSSTDLLVGTTTESVSKTSGLSTSTSENETVRPSSIEPSTDLLTSTNVPPSTVTAEHTTRTSEKETTEHTTVDPSTKIIVVTSTIIVTENPQHPTNTTENETVSPSSVEPSTDLLTSTSTPRGSVTVEHSTLPPVTQTVTSSSVKSSTDLPVGPTTETITETTGLSSSTPESETVRPSSREPSTELSTSTNTPRGTVTVEHSTLPPVTQTVTSSSAATSTDLTVGPTTETITKTTGLSSSTPESETVRPSSREPSTELSTSTNTPRGTVTVEHSTLPQVTQTATSSSVKSSTDLLVGTTTESVTGTTGLSSSTSEKETVRSSSVEPSTDLLTSTSTPRGSVTVEHSTLPPVTQTVTSSSVKSSTDLPVGPTTETITETTGLSSSTPESETVRPSSREPSTELSTSTNTPRGTVTVEHSTLPPVTQTATSSSVKSSTDLLVGTTTESVTGTTGLSSSTSEKETVRPSSVEPSTNLLTSTSTPRGPVTVEHSTLPPVTQTATSSSVKSSTDLLVGTTTESDTGTSVLPTSTTENETVRSSSIEPSTDLLTSTNVPPSTVTAEHTTRTSERETTEHSTVDPSTEIIVVTSTIIVTENPQRPTNTARNETVSPSSVEPSTDLLTSTNTPTGTVTVEHSTLPPVTETATSSSFKSSTDLTVGPTTESVTGTTGLSSSTSEKETVRPSSVEPSTNLLTSTSTSAGTVTVEHSTLPPVTQTATSSSLKPATDLLVGTTTESVTETSGLSRSTPENETVRPSSLEPSTELLTSTSTPRDTVTVEHSTLPPVTQTVTSSSAATSTDLTVGPTTESVTGTTGLSSSTSEKETVRPSSVEPSTNLLTSTSTSAGTVTVEHSTLPPVTQTATSSSLKPATDLLVGTTTESVTETSGLSRSTPENETVRPSSLEPSTELLTSTSTPRDTVTVEHSTLPPVTQTVTSSSAATSTDLTVGPTTESVTGTTGLSSSTSEKETVRPSSVEPSTNLLTSTSTSAGTVTVEHSTLPSVTQTATSSSLKPATDLLVGTTTESVTETSGLSRSTPENETVRPSSLEPSTELLTSTSTPRDTVTVEHSTLPPVTQTVTSLSAATSTDLTVGPTTESVTGTTGLSSSTSEKETVRPSSVEPSTDLLTSTSTSTSTVTFEHSTFTPVTQTVTSSLETSTYLSTASNTNPLTETAEPSTHSPVTDTRSSSSINSSTAPSRSTTSESVPETTDLSTHISLTESVFTTSPESSTNLISVSTAGTISSTIESSTNVNSVKLSSTSESPMDKTVCTTLGFFPNPNDCSKFFRCVQVDDVFTRIDFVCPDETVWDQELLRCNSVSVSHSNCKNSPPDIDDEPDMSGDDNMCPIGKLSGDQIALVCPTGFRKHPKYCNIFYQCTSESNLDINIALFACPEGTIYNHNEMQCVFASTANYRMFGCKNVLLNPMANSVPILTVPSTQLCPSEGSFSYHPGCSNAYFKCKRNRKGLLQGYLYKCPVDYVFSPFSRNCEPAKYFPLCLNPTQNFQTNSYSSGLYLTHHNIFYIGKQLS encoded by the exons atgtGGAGGATCATCTGCCTTATAACTACTTTTTTAACGTTCGGATACGGTTTTTCTGATCCATCTGACAATACGTCTGAAGCTTTTCCACTGGAATACG AACTTGAAATACAAGATAGTTACACCTTCCATTTGTTCAAATGCGAGGAAGTGGGTAACTTTCCTCATCCTCTCAATTGCAAATTGTTTTATGAGTGTAGTTTATACAAGCATGGACGTTACCGTCGTTTCCTTCGTAAATGCAAGATAGGATTTGTCTTTTCGACAAATTTAGGCAAATGTACTTATCCTCAAGAAAGTGGGAGACCAGAATGCAGTGGTAAAGGAATCTTAACGACACCATCACGGCCTACAA AACATCCTTCATCTAAAATAACTAAAGTGCCCACGCATCGAACTACTACACGCAAAAATAAAACGCATTTAAAAACTACTATCTTACCGACTTTGCCACCGAAAATAGAGTGCCTTGCGGAAGGTTTCATGGCACATCCTACGGATTGTGCGAAatattacgtatgtatttcgCGAATCAATAATACATTTCAAGTCTTTGAAATGAAATGTAAACTTGGGACAATATGGgatcgagaaaaggaaatttgCAGCCATCGTTGGAAAGTACGAAACCCTCGTTGTGGCCCATATATTACAG ATGAACCAACTACTAGAAGTACTGAGGATGTTACCAAGGCTACACAGCATTCTACACATAAGCTAATAACTGAAATTCTTACGTCTACATCGATTCAACAAACAACAG GTTTAACTACTGGAACTGTTACTCAAACATCAGCGCATTCTGTAAGTACAGAAGCTACTGTAACAATTCCACCTTCATCGACTGATGCAAGAACTGATAAAAGTACTGAACCTGTTACTCAGACCACAGAATTAACACCTAAATCAATGACTGAGACAATTACACATTCATCAGTTAAACCATCGACAATCCTACCAACCAGTCCGAGTACTAAAGTCATTACAGAAACTAGATCGCCTTCATCGGCTGAATCCTCCACAGACCTATTAGTTGGGACAAGTACTGAATCTCTAACAGAGACTGCAGATGTGTCAACAAGTACACCAGTAACTCAAAAAGGTTCTTCATCGTCAGAGAAATCATCGACAGATCGAGCGTCTAGCACAAAAATTGATCCTTCATCGGTAGAACCATCGACAAAATCATTGACAAGTACAAGTACTCCAGTTGGCACGCTAACGGCAAAGTCTTCTACACTTACAACAGTAACAGAAGCTGTAACGTCTTCATCCATTAAGCCAGCAACAGATCTACTAGTTGGAACAAGTACTGAAAGTGTTACCGGAACTTCTGGGCTTTCAACGAGTACACAAGAAAATGAGACAGTTCGTCCATCTTCGGTTGAGCCATCCACAGATCTTTTGACGAGTACAAGTACTCCAGCAGGCACTGTAACAGTTGAGCATTCTACACTTCCACCAGTAACACAAACAGTAACGTCTTCATCCGATAAATCGTCTACAGATCTACTAGTTGGAACAACTACTGAAAGTGTTAGCAAAACTTCCGGACTTTCGACGAGTACATCAGAAAATGAGACAGTTCGACCTTCTTCAATTGAGCCATCTACAGACCTATTGACAAGTACAAATGTACCACCTAGTACCGTTACGGCAGAGCATACTACAAGGACatcggaaaaagaaacaacagaaCATACAACTGTTGACCCATCCACTAAAATAATAGTTGTTACAAGTACCATTATTGTCACTGAAAATCCACAGCATCCGACGAATACAACAGAGAATGAGACAGTTTCTCCTTCGTCGGTTGAGCCATCCACTGATCTTTTGACGAGTACCAGTACTCCAAGAGGCTCTGTAACAGTTGAACATTCTACACTTCCACCAGTAACACAAACAGTAACGTCCTCATCCGTTAAATCGTCTACAGACCTACCAGTTGGACCAACTACTGAAACCATTACTGAAACTACTGGACTTTCGTCGAGTACACCAGAAAGTGAGACCGTTCGACCTTCTTCACGTGAGCCATCCACCGAACTCTCGACGAGTACCAATACTCCAAGAGGCACTGTAACAGTTGAGCATTCTACACTTCCACCAGTAACACAAACAGTAACATCTTCATCGGCTGCAACAAGTACAGACCTAACAGTTGGACCAACTACTGAAACCATTACTAAAACTACTGGACTTTCGTCGAGTACACCAGAAAGTGAGACCGTTCGACCTTCTTCACGTGAGCCATCCACCGAACTCTCGACGAGTACCAATACTCCAAGAG GCACTGTAACAGTTGAACATTCTACACTTCCACAAGTAACACAAACAGCAACGTCTTCATCCGTTAAATCGTCTACAGACTTACTAGTTGGAACAACTACTGAAAGTGTCACCGGAACTACTGGGCTTTCGTCAAGTacatcagaaaaagaaactgttCGTTCTTCTTCGGTTGAGCCATCCACTGATCTTTTAACGAGTACCAGTACTCCAAGAGGCTCTGTAACAGTTGAACATTCTACACTTCCACCAGTAACACAAACAGTAACGTCCTCATCCGTTAAATCGTCTACAGACCTACCAGTTGGACCAACTACTGAAACCATTACTGAAACTACTGGACTTTCGTCGAGTACTCCAGAAAGTGAGACCGTTCGACCTTCTTCACGTGAGCCATCCACCGAACTCTCGACGAGTACCAATACTCCAAGAG GCACTGTAACAGTTGAGCATTCTACACTTCCACCAGTAACACAAACAGCAACGTCTTCATCCGTTAAATCGTCTACAGAC TTACTAGTTGGAACAACTACTGAAAGTGTTACCGGAACTACTGGGCTTTCATCAAGTacatcagaaaaagaaactgttCGTCCTTCTTCGGTTGAGCCATCCACCAATCTATTGACTAGTACAAGTACTCCAAGAGGCCCTGTAACAGTTGAGCATTCTACACTTCCACCAGTAACACAAACAGCAACGTCTTCATCCGTTAAATCGTCTACAGACCTACTAGTTGGAACAACTACTGAAAGTGATACCGGCACTTCAGTGCTTCCGACGAGTACAACAGAAAATGAGACAGTTCGTTCTTCTTCAATTGAGCCATCTACAGACCTGTTGACAAGTACAAATGTACCACCTAGTACGGTTACGGCAGAGCATACCACAAGGACATCGGAAAGAGAAACAACAGAACATTCAACTGTTGATCCATCCACTGAAATAATAGTTGTTACAAGTACCATAATTGTCACTGAAAATCCACAGCGTCCGACGAATACAGCACGGAATGAGACAGTTTCTCCTTCGTCGGTTGAGCCATCCACCGATCTATTGACGAGTACGAATACTCCAACAGGCACTGTAACAGTTGAGCATTCTACGCTTCCACCAGTAACAGAAACAGCAACGTCTTCTTCCTTTAAATCGTCTACAGAC CTAACAGTTGGACCAACTACTGAAAGTGTTACCGGAACTACTGGGCTTTCGTCAAGTacatcagaaaaagaaactgttCGTCCTTCTTCGGTTGAGCCATCCACCAATCTATTGACTAGTACAAGTACTTCTGCAGGCACTGTAACAGTTGAACATTCTACACTTCCCCCAGTAACACAAACAGCAACGTCTTCATCCTTGAAACCGGCTACAGATCTACTAGTTGGAACAACTACTGAAAGTGTTACTGAGACTTCTGGTCTTTCAAGGAGTACACCAGAAAATGAGACCGTTCGACCTTCTTCTCTTGAGCCATCCACCGAACTCTTGACGAGTACCAGTACTCCAAGAGACACTGTAACAGTTGAGCATTCTACACTTCCACCAGTAACACAAACAGTAACGTCTTCATCGGCTGCAACAAGTACAGACCTAACAGTTGGACCAACTACTGAAAGTGTTACCGGAACTACTGGGCTTTCGTCAAGTacatcagaaaaagaaactgttCGTCCTTCTTCGGTTGAGCCATCCACCAATCTATTGACTAGTACAAGTACTTCTGCAGGCACTGTAACAGTTGAACATTCTACACTTCCCCCAGTAACACAAACAGCAACGTCTTCATCCTTGAAACCGGCTACAGATCTACTAGTTGGAACAACTACTGAAAGTGTTACTGAGACTTCTGGTCTTTCAAGGAGTACACCAGAAAATGAGACCGTTCGACCTTCTTCTCTTGAGCCATCCACCGAACTCTTGACGAGTACCAGTACTCCAAGAGACACTGTAACAGTTGAGCATTCTACACTTCCACCAGTAACACAAACAGTAACGTCTTCATCGGCTGCAACAAGTACAGACCTAACAGTTGGACCAACTACTGAAAGTGTTACCGGAACTACTGGGCTTTCGTCAAGTacatcagaaaaagaaactgttCGTCCTTCTTCGGTTGAGCCATCCACCAATCTATTGACTAGTACAAGTACTTCTGCAGGCACTGTAACAGTTGAACATTCTACACTTCCCTCAGTAACACAAACAGCAACGTCTTCATCCTTGAAACCGGCTACAGATCTACTAGTTGGAACAACTACTGAAAGTGTTACTGAGACTTCTGGTCTTTCAAGGAGTACACCAGAAAATGAGACCGTTCGACCTTCTTCTCTTGAGCCATCCACCGAACTCTTGACGAGTACCAGTACTCCAAGAGACACTGTAACAGTTGAGCATTCTACACTTCCACCAGTAACACAAACAGTAACGTCTTTATCGGCTGCAACAAGTACAGAC CTAACAGTTGGACCAACTACTGAAAGTGTTACCGGAACTACTGGGCTTTCGTCAAGTacatcagaaaaagaaactgttCGTCCTTCTTCGGTTGAGCCATCCACCGATCTATTGACTAGTACAAGTACTTCTACAAGCACTGTAACATTTGAACATTCTACATTTACACCAGTAACACAAACTGTAACGTCTTCGTTAGAAACATCGACATATCTATCAACAGCTTCTAATACAAACCCTCTTACTGAAACTGCTGAGCCGTCAACACATTCACCAGTAACTGATACTCGTTCGTCTTCCTCCATTAATTCATCTACGGCTCCTTCTAGAAGTACTACTTCTGAGAGTGTTCCCGAAACGACAGATCTTTCTACACATATATCTTTAACCGAATCTGTCTTTACTACATCTCCTGAATCTTCAACAAACTTAATATCTGTTTCAACTGCTGGAACCATATCTTCTACTATAGAATCTTCAACTAATGTTAACTCCGTGAAACTGTCGTCTACTTCAGAATCTCCTATGGATAAAACAGTATGCACAACCCTTGGTTTCTTCCCGAATCCCAATGATTGCTCTAAGTTCTTCAGATGTGTCCAAGTTGACGATGTATTTACTAGAATCGATTTCGTTTGTCCCGATGAAACTGTTTGGGATCAAGAATTGTTACGTTGCAATTCTGTGTCTGTATCACATTCTAATTGTAAGAATAGTCCACCAGATATAGATGATGAACCTGATATGTCAGGGGACGATAACATGTGTCCTATTGGAAAATTATCTGGTGATCAAATAGCACTTGTTTGTCCTACAGGATTTCGAAAACATcctaaatattgtaatattttctacCAGTGCACATCTGAGAGTAATTTGGATATTAATATTGCCTTGTTTGCATGTCCCGAAGGTACGATTTACAATCATAATGAAATGCAATGTGTTTTCGCAAGTACGGCTAATTACCGTATGTTTGGCTGTAAGAATGTTCTTTTGAATCCAATGGCTAACTCAGTTCCTATC ttgACCGTTCCATCTACACAGCTTTGTCCATCCGAAGGCTCGTTCTCATATCATCCAGGTTGTTCAAATGCATACTTCAAATGCAAACGCAATCGAAAAGGCTTACTACAAGGCTATCTCTATAAATGTCCTGTTGATTACGTGTTCTCTCCGTTTTCAAGAAATTGCGAACCAGCAAAATATTTTCCACTTTGTTTAAATCCTACTCagaattttcaaacgaattcaTACTCTAGTGGTTTATATTTGACCCATCATAACATCTTTTATATTGGAAAACAATTatcttag